In a single window of the Pleurodeles waltl isolate 20211129_DDA chromosome 4_2, aPleWal1.hap1.20221129, whole genome shotgun sequence genome:
- the LOC138293946 gene encoding zinc finger BED domain-containing protein 5-like, with protein sequence MDRFLLQKDGRAFKRKAETDGEKRPGKIRSYDTSYLNFGFTCITINGEIGPQCVVCGMTLANESMKPNKLKRHLETTHGILVGKNTDFFARKLEDIIHQKDTVKNLVSTPTNALKASYQVAYHIAKNKKPFTDGEKVILPAILDMARTMLGEKAAEKFKTVPISDTTVCRRISDMSEDIHRQLIARLKSSLFALQLDEATDLSKEAHLIAYVRYCHKTVILEDFLFCKPIKGHATSAALFDILNDFLCSNDLNWESCVGICTDGAPSMCGARAGLKAKVLKVAPHILWTHCMIHREALAVRNMDRELGEVLNSAVKIVNFIKAHPTRARLFAIVCAEMGAEHDGLLFHTEVRWLSRGKVLNRIFELRNEVRLFLLDVDPYKAEQLCNPRWLVLLAYLADIFDKLNSLNLSLQGAESTSFTMYKKTSAFKKKLELWRRLIQDGLLEAFPCLAEALEDTGYELESAAEVIINHLTSLRDSLEKYFPEETDHVNDWVFQPFLVGAGTRLPVHLQEDLIEVQSDRILQMQFNKISLGEFWLAISEEHSGLSKIAVKVLLPFSSSYLCEIGFSLLTVLKTKYRSRLEVEHNLRMAVARIH encoded by the coding sequence ATGGATCGTTTCCTGCTGCAAAAAGATGGTAGGGCATTCAAACGAAAGGCTGAAACAGACGGTGAGAAAAGACCTGGAAAAATTAGGTCATATGATACCTCCTACCTGAATTTTGGATTCACCTGCATCACCATAAATGGCGAAATCGGgccacagtgtgtggtttgtggcaTGACCTTGGCTAATGAAAGTATGAAACCAAACAAATTAAAGCGTCACTTGGAAACTACACATGGGATACTGGTAggaaaaaatacagatttttttgccagaaagctggaagacatcatccaccaaaaagacactgtgaAAAATCTGGTTTCCACGCCAACAAATGCCTTGAAAGCATCTTACCAAGTGGCATaccacattgccaaaaacaaaaagccttTTACAGATGGGGAAAAAGTGATTCTTCCAGCAATTCTTGACATGGCCAGGACAATGCTTGGTGAAAAAGCAGCGGAGAAGTTTAAAACGGTACCCATCTCAGACACAACAGTTTGTCGTCGCATCTCTGACATGTCAGAGGACATCCACAGACAACTCATAGCACGCTTGAAATCCAGTTTGTTTGCTTTGCAATTGGATGAAGCAACTGACTTATCCAAGGAAGCTCATTTAATTGCTTATGTCCGATACTGCCACAAAACTGTAATATTGGAAGATTTTTTATTCTGTAAACCAATCAAGGGACATGCAACATCAGCAGCCCTTTTTGATATTCTCAATGACTTCCTGTGCTCCAATGACTTAAATTGGGAGAGCTGTGTTGGGATCTGTACCGATGGTGCTCCTTCCATGTGTGGGGCTAGGGCAGGCCTAAAAGCTAAAGTGTTGAAAGTGGCTCCTCATATTCTATGGACCCACTGTATGATACACCGGGAAGCCCTTGCAGTCCGAAACATGGATAGAGAACTTGGGGAAGTGTTGAATTCTgctgtgaaaattgttaatttcataAAGGCACACCCAACTAGAGCTCGTCTGTTTGCAATTGTATGTGCCGAAATGGGAGCCGAACATGATGGTTTGCTTTTCCATACAGAAGTCCGATGGTTATCCAGAGGGAAGGTTCTGAATCGTATTTTTGAATTAAGAAACGAAGTACGACTGTTCCTTCTGGATGTGGACCCCTACAAAGCAGAACAGCTATGTAATCCCCGTTGGCTTGTGCTTTTAGCATACCTTGCAGACATCTTTGATAAATTAAATTCCTTGAATTTGTCTTTGCAAGGAGCTGAAAGTACGTCTTTCACCATGTACAAAAAAACATCTGCCTTCAAGAAGAAACTGGAGTTGTGGAGAAGACTAATTCAAGATGGCCTGCTTGAGGCATTCCCCTGTTTAGCAGAAGCTCTTGAGGACACAGGATATGAACTTGAAAGTGCTGCTGAGGTCATAATAAATCACTTGACTTCTCTCAGGGACAGTTTAGAAAAGTACTTTCCTGAGGAAACTGATCATGTCAATGACTGGGTCTTTCAACCTTTCCTAGTGGGTGCAGGTACTCGTCTTCCAGTGCACCTTCAGGAAGACCTAATTGAGGTCCAGAGTGACCGTATTCTCCAGATGCAGTTCAACAAAATCTCATTGGGAGAATTTTGGCTGGCAATATCTGAAGAACATTCAGGTTTGTCAAAAATTGCAGTCAAGGTTCTTCTGCCTTTTAGCTCATCATATTTATGTGAGATTGGGTTCTCATTATTGACAGTATTAAAGACGAAGTACCGTTCAAGACTAGAGGTGGAGCACAACCTGAGGATGGCAGTAGCAAGAATACATTAA